One bacterium genomic window, CCTGGTTTGACAGAAAAAGAAAGGAAAATTATCAAAACTATATTTATTATATTTCCTTTTTTATTTATTCTTGGAATGAGTTTTACCTTTTATATTATTATTCCTTTCGGCTTAAAAGTCCTTTTTTCTTTTGGAAAGGATATTATGAAACCTCTTATTTCAATAACAAATTATCTAAATTTTGTTTTTGTTTTCTTTATTGCTATGGGTCTTATTTTTAATCTTCCTGTTTTCATTTCCTCTTTATCTTATATAGGCATTATCAACTCTAAATTTTTAAGAGAAAAACGAAAATTTGCAATAGCAGGTTCTTTTATTCTTTCTGCAATAATAACTCCAACAACAGATATTTTTACACAGATTCTTATTGCAATTCCACTAATTTTTTTATACGAAATTTCAATTTTTTTATCTAAAATATTTAAAAATTAAGTAATTGACTGTCAAAAACTTTTATTAAACAATTTAATAAAAATTTTTAAAAATAAATTTTAAAAAATTTTGCTTCTTAATTTCTAATTTTTATATAATTATTTCTGGAGTTTCTGGAATAAATTAAAAAGTCCGGTTGCTGAAAAATAAACAAAAGTTAACATAATATTTCTTATCCGACATTTTTTATGCAAATGATTATACATCAATAATTTAAAACTTTTTTCATTTTTAAAAAAGTAATGGATAGTTTTCTCTAATTAATTTCCAGAATTGAAATCTTAAAAAGTTTTTTTAGAGTTTTTTCTACCAATACAGGCTAAAATTTAGAAGATTTGAAAAATCATCTTATTTAAAAAGGTAACTGAATATTAACCGCTTTTCTTGGATAAAATTTTATAAGAATATTTGAAATAACAAGAAGGTCATAAAAAAATAGAAAACCACTTAATAAAAGTCCTGTTACCCAGTTTAATAATAAAGTGAGTATAACAATAGAAATCATTAAAATGCCCACAATAAGTATATATATTATGATATAATCTTTTGGTATGAGAAAAATCTTTTCAAGGACATCTCTTAAATTAAAACCCTTTTTTAATGAATTTTCCTCAAGATATACACATATACCGAACAAAAGGAAATAAATTGCAATTAAAAAAAGTATGGTTGATAGTATGATTAAAATTAGCCCTCTAAATAAAAATAAAGACACGATTTCCCCTCTGGAAAGGATGGATATAAAGAAAACCCCTAAAAAAAGGAAAATAAAGGGAATTAAAAGGTATCCTAAAATTAAAAAAAACAGGTATGCTCCTTTTACAAATAAGTTCTTAATATTTTCATCCCATTTAATAGTTTTTTTCTCCAGAAGAATACCTGCTTTTAATCTTTCTGAAATATATCCCATCGAAATAAAGTTAATTACAGGGAAAAACATTAAAACTCCGCCAATTACAAGGTCAAATATATTTTTTTTCTGGATGGGTTGTTTAAATGCTTCAATTATTTTCTTTCTCATTTCTCTCTATAATTTCTTTCATTTCTTTCACTGCCTGATATATTCCTACATAAATTGACCTGCAAATTATACTGTATCCAATATTTAATTCTTCAATACCTTTAATTTTACAAATTTTTCCAACATTTTTATAGTCAAGACCATGTCCTGCATTTACTCTTAAACCTATTGAAATGGAATATTCAGTTGCTTTTATGATTTTATTCAATTCATTATACATTTCATCTTCATTTACTGCATCAGCATATCTTCCTGTATGTATTTCTATGAAATCAGCCCCTACTCTTTTGCTTTCTTCAATCTGACTAAAATCTGGCTCAATAAATAAACTGACTTTAATTCCATTTTTCTGAAAAATTTTTATATTTTCTTTTATTTTTTCTGAAAACTTTATCACGTCAAGACCACCTTCGGTTGTTAATTCCTCTCTTTTTTCAGGAACCAAAGTCACCTGGTTAGGTTTAACATCAATAGCAATTTTTATTATATCTTCATGAAGAGCCATTTCAAGGTTTAATTTTGTTTTAACTACTTTTCTCAATAAATAAATATCCCTTTCCTGAATATGCCTTCTGTCTTCTCTTAAATGGCAAACAATTGAATCACATCCAGCAAGTTCCGCAAGTATAGCACCTTCAACAGGGTCAGGATATCTCCCTTTTCTTGCCTGTCTTAATGTCGCTATATGGTCAACATTTACTCCAAGTTTTATCATTTTAATCCCTTTTATTCTAATTTTATCTTATATTCAAAGAAGTGTAAATATTAATAAGCATAAATTTTTCCGTAGGGTCTTTTTGAGACAGGAATTAATTTTATAAAATTATTTGAAGGAATATACCTTAATTTTTCACCAAAATATTCACTGAATTTTTGGATATAAAATTTAATTTTTTCAATATCTTCTTTTTCCGGCTTAAATATTTTTACTTCTTTTCCAATGGTTCTTTCATCTATTTCACCCTTTATAAAAATTTCTCCTCCATGCATACCAGTTCCTGTAAGTTCTCCAACTATTTTTTTCTTTTCTTTCAAGTTTAAAATAATTATCAATCCTCCTGCCATATATTCTCCAAGAAAATCTTTTGCTATTCCTCCAATGACAATAACAGGATAAAAATTTTTATATGCTTTCATATGAATTCCAACCCTATATCCAACATCTCCTTTTACATAAATCTCCCCTCCCCTCATTGAATGTCCAAGTATATCGCCTGCATTTCCTTTTATAATTATTTTTCCAGAATTCATTGTATTTCCTGTTCCATCCTGGGCATTTCCATTTACAAAAATTTTAGGACCATCCATAAAACATCCAAGGTCATTTCCAGGAGTTCCATTTATATATATTTCAACATCTTTTTCTCTTAAACCAGCCCCTATATATCTTTGTCCAAAAACATTTCCAATATAAATTTTTTTGTATCCTTTACTTATCAATTCTCTTATTTTTTCATTTAATATTTTATAATGAAGTCCATTTGCATCTATTTT contains:
- a CDS encoding pyridoxine 5'-phosphate synthase, translating into MIKLGVNVDHIATLRQARKGRYPDPVEGAILAELAGCDSIVCHLREDRRHIQERDIYLLRKVVKTKLNLEMALHEDIIKIAIDVKPNQVTLVPEKREELTTEGGLDVIKFSEKIKENIKIFQKNGIKVSLFIEPDFSQIEESKRVGADFIEIHTGRYADAVNEDEMYNELNKIIKATEYSISIGLRVNAGHGLDYKNVGKICKIKGIEELNIGYSIICRSIYVGIYQAVKEMKEIIERNEKENN
- a CDS encoding DUF4013 domain-containing protein, with amino-acid sequence MRKKIIEAFKQPIQKKNIFDLVIGGVLMFFPVINFISMGYISERLKAGILLEKKTIKWDENIKNLFVKGAYLFFLILGYLLIPFIFLFLGVFFISILSRGEIVSLFLFRGLILIILSTILFLIAIYFLLFGICVYLEENSLKKGFNLRDVLEKIFLIPKDYIIIYILIVGILMISIVILTLLLNWVTGLLLSGFLFFYDLLVISNILIKFYPRKAVNIQLPF
- a CDS encoding twin-arginine translocase subunit TatC, with the protein product PGLTEKERKIIKTIFIIFPFLFILGMSFTFYIIIPFGLKVLFSFGKDIMKPLISITNYLNFVFVFFIAMGLIFNLPVFISSLSYIGIINSKFLREKRKFAIAGSFILSAIITPTTDIFTQILIAIPLIFLYEISIFLSKIFKN